One Dietzia sp. JS16-p6b genomic window carries:
- a CDS encoding ABC transporter substrate-binding protein: MAFSRAKLFTGLVATSALVLAGCTGGTEDGTAGDGGESYTIGINQLVQHPALDAATAGFKEAFADAGVEVEFKEQNANGEQGTALTIAQQFAADDLDLALAVATPAAQAMAQNIINIPLLFTAVTDPVSAELVDSMEEPGANVTGTSDAAPIDEQLELLKQIVPDAERVGIVYASGEVNSQVQVDQAEEAAGPLDLEIVTQTVTSVNEIQQAVEALGDVDAIYVPTDNMVVSGIAALVQVAETKQIPVIAAEEGTVEGGAVATLGIDYTELGRQTGEMALRILRDGEDPATMPVETAAEFTYVVNEDAAERQGVTIPEDILAEAEKK, from the coding sequence ATGGCATTCTCACGCGCGAAGCTCTTCACCGGACTGGTGGCCACCTCGGCGCTCGTCCTCGCAGGCTGCACAGGCGGCACCGAGGACGGCACGGCCGGTGACGGCGGGGAGTCGTACACGATCGGCATCAACCAGCTCGTCCAGCACCCGGCGCTCGACGCGGCCACCGCGGGCTTCAAAGAGGCCTTCGCCGACGCCGGCGTCGAGGTGGAGTTCAAGGAGCAGAACGCCAACGGCGAGCAGGGCACCGCCCTGACCATCGCGCAGCAGTTCGCCGCCGACGACCTGGACCTCGCCCTGGCGGTGGCGACCCCGGCCGCCCAGGCCATGGCCCAGAACATCATCAACATCCCACTGCTGTTCACCGCGGTCACCGACCCGGTCTCGGCCGAGCTCGTCGACTCCATGGAGGAGCCGGGCGCCAACGTCACCGGCACCTCGGACGCGGCCCCGATCGACGAGCAGCTCGAACTGCTCAAGCAGATCGTCCCCGACGCCGAGCGCGTCGGCATCGTCTACGCCTCCGGGGAGGTCAACTCCCAGGTCCAGGTGGACCAGGCCGAGGAGGCCGCCGGACCGCTCGACCTGGAGATCGTCACCCAGACCGTGACCTCGGTCAACGAGATCCAGCAGGCCGTCGAGGCCCTCGGCGACGTCGACGCGATCTACGTCCCGACCGACAACATGGTCGTCTCCGGTATCGCCGCACTCGTCCAGGTGGCGGAGACCAAGCAGATCCCCGTGATCGCCGCGGAGGAGGGCACCGTCGAGGGCGGGGCCGTCGCCACCCTGGGCATCGACTACACCGAGCTCGGCCGCCAGACGGGCGAGATGGCGCTGCGCATCCTGCGCGACGGCGAGGACCCCGCCACCATGCCGGTCGAGACCGCTGCCGAGTTCACCTACGTCGTCAACGAGGACGCCGCCGAGCGCCAGGGCGTGACCATCCCGGAGGACATCCTCGCCGAGGCTGAGAAGAAGTGA
- a CDS encoding glycosyltransferase family 2 protein has product MTRRDPTPSSVAVVTVCTPTRADHLWSQRRALDEHLPGARHVVVLPERPGGDDLAAELLADGADPLEVPAGPDLPVARCRNAGGDRAVETGAELIIFLDVDCMPGPDLGSRYADLPPGTVGMGPVTYLPESLGAPDPAELAGLTDPHPARPFPEHGLRRLEASEFGMFWSLSFALHADLWTRLRREFGGFDEHYSGYGAEDTDFGRRLLHRRVPVVLVAGAHAYHRWHPVSSPPVEHLQDLLRNGAHYAERWGEWPAPGWFEEFERRGLVRRDGDGWVAVPAYRNSEGRRPGTGG; this is encoded by the coding sequence ATGACACGCCGCGATCCCACCCCGTCATCGGTCGCCGTGGTGACCGTGTGTACCCCCACGCGGGCCGATCACCTGTGGTCGCAGCGGCGCGCGCTCGACGAGCACCTGCCCGGTGCCCGTCACGTGGTGGTTCTTCCGGAGCGCCCCGGTGGCGACGACCTGGCCGCCGAGCTCCTCGCGGACGGCGCGGACCCACTGGAGGTCCCGGCGGGGCCGGACCTGCCGGTTGCCCGCTGCCGCAACGCGGGCGGGGACCGGGCCGTCGAGACCGGCGCCGAGCTGATCATCTTCCTGGACGTCGACTGCATGCCCGGCCCGGACCTGGGCTCCCGGTACGCGGACCTCCCGCCCGGCACAGTGGGGATGGGGCCGGTCACGTATCTGCCCGAGTCGCTGGGTGCTCCGGACCCCGCCGAGCTCGCGGGCCTCACCGACCCGCACCCGGCGCGACCGTTCCCCGAGCACGGCCTGCGGAGACTCGAGGCGAGCGAGTTCGGGATGTTCTGGTCACTGTCCTTCGCCCTGCACGCGGATCTCTGGACACGGCTCCGCCGGGAGTTCGGGGGGTTCGACGAGCACTACTCGGGGTACGGCGCGGAGGACACCGACTTCGGTCGCCGACTGCTGCACCGGAGGGTCCCGGTGGTGCTCGTGGCGGGCGCGCACGCCTATCACCGGTGGCATCCGGTGTCGTCCCCGCCGGTGGAACACCTCCAGGACCTGCTACGCAATGGAGCCCACTACGCCGAACGCTGGGGTGAGTGGCCGGCCCCGGGGTGGTTCGAGGAGTTCGAGCGGAGGGGACTGGTCCGGCGCGACGGTGACGGGTGGGTCGCGGTTCCCGCATACCGGAACTCCGAGGGTCGCCGCCCGGGGACCGGGGGCTGA
- a CDS encoding ABC transporter ATP-binding protein: MLTVTDVSKTFFPGTVNERRALNGLSLTMAEGDFVTVIGSNGAGKSTLLNVVSGRLIPDDGRIDIDGRNVTRLRDHRRAKYVGRVFQDPLAGTAPTLTIEENLSLAFLRGTRRGLGPSLNKKRRRQFVDQLAMLELGLEDRLTAKVGLLSGGQRQALSLLMAGFTQPRIMLLDEHTAALDPQRAELVTTITERIVREGRLTTLMVTHNMEQAIRLGNRLIMMHEGQIVYEADAREKASLTVQDLLKEFATIKGATLSDKAFLG, translated from the coding sequence ATGCTGACAGTCACGGACGTGTCCAAGACCTTCTTCCCGGGCACCGTCAACGAGCGCCGGGCGCTGAACGGGCTCAGCCTCACGATGGCCGAGGGCGACTTCGTCACCGTGATCGGCTCCAACGGCGCCGGCAAGTCGACCCTGCTCAACGTCGTGTCCGGGCGGTTGATCCCCGACGACGGACGAATCGACATCGACGGCAGGAACGTCACCCGCCTGCGCGATCACAGGCGCGCGAAGTATGTGGGCCGCGTCTTCCAGGACCCACTCGCCGGGACCGCCCCCACTCTCACCATCGAGGAGAATCTGTCCCTGGCGTTCCTGCGCGGCACGCGGCGAGGGCTCGGCCCGAGCCTGAACAAGAAGCGTCGGCGGCAGTTCGTCGACCAGCTCGCCATGCTCGAGCTGGGCCTCGAGGACCGACTCACCGCGAAGGTCGGATTGCTCTCGGGCGGACAGCGCCAGGCACTGTCGCTACTCATGGCCGGGTTCACCCAGCCGCGGATCATGCTGCTCGACGAGCACACCGCGGCACTGGACCCGCAGCGGGCCGAGCTGGTCACCACCATCACCGAGCGGATCGTCCGGGAGGGCAGGCTCACCACCCTCATGGTCACGCACAACATGGAACAGGCCATCCGGCTGGGCAACCGCCTGATCATGATGCACGAGGGCCAGATCGTCTACGAGGCGGACGCACGGGAGAAGGCCTCACTCACCGTGCAGGATCTGCTCAAGGAGTTCGCCACGATCAAGGGCGCGACACTGTCCGACAAGGCGTTCCTGGGCTGA
- a CDS encoding glycosyltransferase family 2 protein — protein sequence MSGNRTGVAPAAGSRMRADVVIPYYRGQRMLDRILAALDRQTGLALPPRVIVADDGSPTPPAVPPGVTVVRQDDRGFRASAARHLGASAGDGEVIVFLDGDTVPAPGYVAALLAALDQNPDLLVVGRRRYGRFAGTDVSEPAEILPDPAWPSAFYRETDDLTREDGGWHAGRWRGVLSAVCGLHRRLYDLSGGFDPRIVGYGGEDWDLAWRCEQAGGRLRHVPGAVAWHDGPDWSGRGEDDPGHVAQKNAETARLARLIVSPLTRPSGGIFEVPLVAVHVHAGQRGSGADAAACASLVRWGDVSVTVDPATSDAAEIAELFGADPRVRLASRHRWWEPAPQGAGPRRRPEVLIDLLRPCALGALDPGRLRALCPPVGMLTLDDDEGRVLALIRTSRALAREHFWGDRPGDPVAIRATDLGVTCFPADDAGVRLERILGGW from the coding sequence ATGAGCGGGAACCGGACGGGTGTGGCCCCGGCGGCCGGGAGCCGGATGAGGGCGGACGTGGTGATCCCGTACTACCGGGGCCAGCGCATGCTCGACAGGATTCTGGCGGCACTGGACCGCCAGACCGGCCTGGCCCTGCCCCCGCGGGTGATCGTCGCCGACGACGGTTCGCCCACCCCACCTGCCGTCCCGCCCGGGGTGACCGTGGTGCGGCAGGACGATCGAGGCTTCCGGGCGTCCGCCGCACGCCACCTGGGCGCGTCGGCCGGCGACGGCGAGGTGATCGTGTTCCTCGACGGCGACACCGTCCCCGCTCCCGGGTACGTGGCCGCCCTTCTCGCCGCGCTCGATCAGAACCCGGACCTGCTGGTGGTGGGCCGGCGCAGGTACGGGCGGTTCGCGGGCACGGACGTGTCCGAACCCGCCGAGATTCTCCCCGACCCCGCCTGGCCTTCCGCGTTCTACCGCGAGACCGACGATCTGACCCGCGAGGACGGCGGCTGGCACGCGGGCCGGTGGCGCGGTGTGCTCTCGGCGGTGTGCGGACTGCACCGACGCCTGTATGACCTGTCCGGCGGGTTCGACCCCCGGATCGTCGGTTACGGCGGCGAAGACTGGGACCTGGCCTGGCGTTGCGAGCAGGCCGGTGGCCGCCTTCGCCACGTTCCCGGTGCCGTGGCCTGGCACGACGGCCCGGACTGGAGCGGGAGGGGGGAGGACGATCCCGGTCACGTCGCCCAGAAGAACGCCGAGACCGCCCGCCTGGCCCGCCTCATCGTCTCCCCGCTCACCCGTCCGTCCGGCGGCATCTTCGAGGTCCCACTCGTCGCCGTGCACGTTCACGCGGGGCAGCGGGGGAGCGGGGCCGACGCGGCGGCCTGCGCCTCTCTCGTCCGCTGGGGCGATGTCTCGGTGACCGTGGACCCGGCCACTTCCGATGCCGCCGAGATCGCCGAGCTCTTCGGCGCCGACCCCCGGGTCCGGCTCGCCTCGCGCCACCGGTGGTGGGAACCGGCGCCGCAGGGGGCGGGACCTCGTCGTCGTCCCGAGGTCCTGATCGACCTCCTCCGTCCCTGCGCACTCGGGGCGCTCGACCCGGGGCGGTTGCGCGCCCTGTGCCCGCCCGTGGGGATGCTCACGCTGGACGACGACGAGGGCCGCGTCCTCGCGCTGATCCGCACCTCGCGCGCTCTGGCGCGGGAGCACTTCTGGGGAGACCGCCCCGGTGACCCGGTCGCGATCCGGGCCACGGACCTGGGAGTCACGTGCTTCCCGGCGGACGACGCGGGGGTCCGTCTCGAGCGGATTCTGGGCGGCTGGTGA
- a CDS encoding ABC transporter permease: protein MIGSVEVGLIYGVMALGVYLTFRVLNFPDLTVDGSFTTGAATAATALLAGWSPVIATLAGFATGFLAGIVTGLLHTKGKIDGLLAGILTMIALWSVNLRIMGSANAPLLRQETAFTPLREAGILGTWAGVAVLAVAVGLLGLVVIWFLTTNLGLSIRATGDNGPMISSFGVSTDFTKTLTLALSNGLVGMCGALLAQYRGFADISMGIGMILVGLASVILGQAILGQRRLWLAVYAVIVGAVLYQFIIAVALEVGLNPNDMRAVTAILVVIALLAPRWKSVGGRFGRKPTTAAAANERAMAGGGTTVEAGPDPAGTAATAPGAAAPGPDQATGTGTGTGGEES from the coding sequence GTGATCGGATCCGTCGAGGTAGGCCTGATCTACGGGGTCATGGCGCTGGGGGTCTACCTGACCTTCCGCGTGCTGAACTTCCCCGACCTCACCGTCGACGGCAGCTTCACCACCGGTGCCGCCACCGCGGCGACGGCACTCCTCGCCGGCTGGAGCCCGGTGATCGCGACCCTCGCGGGATTCGCCACCGGGTTCCTGGCCGGCATCGTCACCGGCCTGTTGCACACCAAGGGCAAGATCGACGGGCTGCTGGCCGGCATCCTCACCATGATCGCCCTGTGGTCGGTCAACCTGCGGATCATGGGCAGCGCCAACGCCCCGTTGCTGCGCCAGGAGACCGCGTTCACCCCGCTCCGTGAGGCCGGAATCCTCGGCACCTGGGCCGGAGTGGCTGTCCTCGCGGTGGCCGTGGGACTTCTCGGACTCGTCGTGATCTGGTTCCTCACCACCAATCTGGGCCTGTCCATCCGAGCCACGGGCGACAACGGCCCGATGATCTCGTCTTTCGGCGTGTCGACCGACTTCACCAAGACCCTCACCCTGGCGCTGTCCAACGGCCTCGTGGGCATGTGCGGCGCGCTGCTGGCGCAGTACCGGGGCTTCGCCGACATCTCGATGGGCATCGGCATGATCCTGGTCGGCCTGGCCTCGGTCATCCTGGGGCAGGCGATCCTCGGCCAGCGCAGGTTGTGGCTCGCGGTGTACGCCGTGATCGTGGGCGCGGTCCTCTACCAGTTCATCATCGCCGTGGCGCTCGAGGTGGGGCTCAACCCGAACGACATGAGGGCGGTCACGGCGATCCTCGTGGTGATCGCGCTCCTCGCACCCAGGTGGAAGTCCGTGGGCGGTCGGTTCGGCCGCAAGCCCACCACGGCGGCCGCCGCCAACGAGCGGGCGATGGCGGGCGGCGGGACCACTGTCGAGGCGGGGCCCGACCCCGCCGGGACCGCCGCGACCGCTCCCGGCGCCGCGGCCCCGGGCCCAGACCAGGCCACCGGCACCGGCACCGGCACCGGCGGCGAGGAGAGCTGA
- a CDS encoding glycosyltransferase: MIGMYAHHHGSGHLQRAFAVAADVDDEVTILTSANVEAATNPDPSRIRVLPLPLDHDGPGAVAEPDRPVLEPTAGGRLHWAPLGQPGLRRRTAMLTGWIDTHRPTVMWTDISVEVTLATRLTGTPVVSTVLPGRRDDVPHTLAHGVCSALVAGWPRSAGAPVPAGATEPLIPVGGVSRFAGRHPEQADGGHGRPRVLHLRGSGGSGRDRRWDAVRDELDGVEWVELGGPGGRWVSDPWGELCRADVVISAAGQSSVADLAAADAHVVAVPEERPFGEQDDTAGKLDGLGHGAVVGRDSTVAHLVRAVRRTLERSRSTPGAGSGLREAWEIDGAAGRLAAVLETVAADSMVGAR; the protein is encoded by the coding sequence ATGATCGGGATGTACGCCCACCATCACGGCAGTGGCCACCTCCAGCGCGCGTTCGCGGTCGCCGCCGATGTGGACGACGAGGTCACCATCCTGACCTCGGCGAACGTCGAAGCCGCGACGAACCCGGATCCCTCTCGCATCCGGGTGCTCCCCCTGCCACTGGATCACGACGGGCCGGGTGCGGTGGCGGAGCCCGACCGGCCGGTCCTCGAGCCGACCGCCGGCGGCCGGTTGCACTGGGCCCCGCTGGGGCAGCCGGGCCTGAGACGACGGACGGCGATGCTGACCGGATGGATCGACACCCACCGGCCCACCGTGATGTGGACGGACATCTCCGTCGAGGTCACGCTCGCCACGCGGCTGACGGGCACCCCCGTCGTCTCCACCGTTCTCCCCGGACGGCGCGACGACGTCCCCCACACCCTCGCGCACGGGGTGTGCTCGGCCCTGGTCGCCGGGTGGCCTCGCTCAGCCGGTGCTCCCGTCCCCGCCGGGGCGACCGAACCGCTGATCCCGGTGGGCGGGGTGTCGCGGTTCGCCGGCCGCCACCCCGAACAGGCCGACGGAGGACACGGCCGCCCTCGGGTGCTGCACCTGCGGGGAAGCGGGGGATCCGGTCGCGACCGGAGGTGGGATGCGGTCCGCGACGAGCTCGATGGTGTGGAGTGGGTGGAGCTCGGGGGACCCGGTGGTCGCTGGGTGTCTGATCCGTGGGGCGAACTGTGCCGCGCCGACGTGGTCATCAGCGCGGCCGGTCAGAGTTCGGTGGCCGACCTCGCGGCCGCCGACGCCCACGTCGTCGCGGTCCCCGAGGAGCGGCCCTTCGGCGAGCAGGACGACACCGCGGGGAAGCTCGACGGGCTCGGCCACGGCGCCGTGGTCGGTCGTGACTCCACCGTCGCGCACCTCGTCCGCGCGGTGCGGCGGACCCTCGAACGCTCCCGGTCGACGCCCGGGGCGGGTTCCGGGCTGCGCGAGGCCTGGGAGATCGACGGCGCGGCAGGGCGGTTGGCCGCGGTGCTGGAGACGGTCGCGGCGGACTCGATGGTCGGTGCCCGATGA
- a CDS encoding GMC oxidoreductase has protein sequence MRDVIVIGAGGGGPVVAAELAGRGLDVLILEGGPRHADPENQWSHAENDANNPNNGFLRFGPEDRDKPAWFREWTDNLFIWQLSGVGGTTQHYYGNSPRPMPGAFRGYTGADAGEYDTAHLFPFSYEELVPYLEWVEDTLPVETAAMGTKEELTFRGCEGIGLPVQTSRNITRPAFRPQQNAILQPGGNSGRTDDANLLTYPQATGCTFCGHCFQGCYVPRRAPRNQYAKRSTDNSYVPLGLAADAVRPGGRAFELIADSFVQRIHHEQEGPHSVARGVTWRNNTTGEVFSEDARVVVLAGGVTESPRLWFNSGLPNPNDWVGRGHTDHHFDWVVGSFDEYTGNSKGANSAARMDWPGRGGMENVGLGPAIQAFTLSLSDSGVRGVYDNGRGLYGPWDGPSGRLVGNELKDLMMGGIDTLLNFLVITDDHVQSRNRITPSLFPADENGAPAKVDVTLRDRSPRTQENREFMVHKSVEIMRAAGAKKVYRLDWAPLLLHVHSSMRMGESDQNSVLDANAEARWVKRLFIADNSALANALGGPNPTLTTQALATRTAEKIFQLYFGGDPWVRAEAPVVSTDPRISARMNAMGL, from the coding sequence ATGCGTGACGTCATCGTCATCGGAGCGGGGGGCGGTGGCCCGGTCGTGGCCGCCGAACTGGCCGGGCGGGGCCTCGACGTCCTGATCCTGGAGGGCGGCCCCCGGCACGCCGATCCCGAGAACCAGTGGTCCCACGCCGAGAACGACGCCAACAACCCGAACAACGGCTTCCTCCGGTTCGGACCCGAGGACCGCGACAAGCCCGCGTGGTTCCGGGAATGGACGGACAACCTGTTCATCTGGCAGCTGTCCGGTGTCGGTGGGACCACCCAGCACTACTACGGCAACAGCCCCCGCCCCATGCCCGGCGCGTTCCGCGGGTACACCGGTGCCGACGCCGGAGAGTACGACACCGCCCACCTCTTCCCGTTCAGCTACGAGGAGTTGGTGCCCTACCTGGAATGGGTCGAGGACACCCTCCCGGTGGAGACCGCGGCGATGGGGACGAAGGAGGAGCTGACCTTCCGGGGATGCGAGGGCATCGGTCTCCCGGTCCAGACCTCCCGGAACATCACCCGGCCGGCGTTCCGACCGCAGCAGAACGCGATCCTCCAACCCGGGGGCAACTCGGGACGGACGGACGACGCCAACCTCCTCACCTACCCGCAGGCGACCGGCTGCACCTTCTGCGGCCATTGCTTCCAGGGGTGCTACGTGCCCAGGCGGGCGCCGAGGAACCAGTACGCCAAGCGCTCCACGGACAACAGCTACGTCCCGCTCGGCCTGGCGGCGGACGCGGTCCGCCCCGGGGGGCGGGCGTTCGAGCTGATCGCGGACAGCTTCGTCCAGCGGATCCACCACGAGCAGGAGGGCCCGCACAGCGTCGCCCGGGGCGTGACCTGGCGCAACAACACCACCGGGGAGGTCTTCTCCGAGGACGCCCGGGTCGTGGTCCTGGCCGGAGGGGTGACGGAGAGCCCGCGACTGTGGTTCAACAGCGGGCTACCCAACCCGAACGACTGGGTCGGTCGCGGCCACACCGACCACCACTTCGACTGGGTGGTGGGCAGCTTCGACGAGTACACGGGCAACTCCAAGGGCGCCAACTCGGCCGCGCGGATGGACTGGCCGGGTCGCGGAGGGATGGAGAACGTCGGGCTGGGCCCGGCGATCCAGGCCTTCACGCTCTCCCTCTCGGACTCAGGGGTGCGCGGGGTCTACGACAACGGCCGGGGCCTGTACGGGCCGTGGGACGGGCCGTCGGGCCGACTTGTGGGCAACGAGCTCAAGGACCTCATGATGGGCGGGATCGACACCCTGCTCAACTTCCTCGTGATCACCGACGACCACGTGCAGTCGAGGAACCGGATCACCCCGTCCCTCTTCCCCGCCGACGAGAACGGCGCGCCCGCCAAGGTGGACGTGACCCTGCGCGACCGCTCCCCCAGAACGCAGGAGAACCGGGAGTTCATGGTGCACAAGTCCGTGGAGATCATGCGGGCCGCCGGGGCGAAGAAGGTGTACCGGCTCGACTGGGCGCCGCTGCTGCTCCACGTGCACTCGTCGATGCGGATGGGTGAGTCCGACCAGAATTCGGTGCTCGACGCCAACGCCGAGGCCCGGTGGGTCAAGCGATTGTTCATCGCGGACAACTCGGCCCTCGCCAACGCACTCGGCGGACCCAACCCGACCCTGACCACCCAGGCGCTCGCCACCCGCACGGCGGAGAAGATATTCCAGCTGTACTTCGGCGGGGACCCGTGGGTGCGCGCCGAGGCACCGGTGGTCAGCACGGATCCCAGGATCTCCGCGCGCATGAACGCGATGGGACTCTGA
- a CDS encoding linear amide C-N hydrolase, translated as MCTRTLWSPSENLVLAGRTMDYEVDLRTNLWAFPRGMTRDNGVDDSLTWTSTYGSVVAAAYDLASTDGINEAGLAGHLLWLAESDYGDRDPERPALSASAWVQYMLDNFSTVADAVDWMRRSRVQIRTSGDPVTGATVTVHLTLDDRSGDSAIIEYTDGEPHIWHDRSYTVMTNSPPFAEQLDRLREIEGFGGDRPLPGGTDADERFARAAYYLDRLPAPTDRTGAVAELLSVMRNASQPFRTPEPGHPNASTTLWRTITDHVDGVYVFEDTSRPNIVWTRLDALDLSEGAPVRKLDLVADTGLEGGLVGEVSAHFEVAAPMEFLRAS; from the coding sequence ATGTGCACGAGAACCCTCTGGTCCCCCTCCGAGAACCTTGTCCTGGCCGGCCGCACCATGGACTACGAGGTCGATCTGCGGACCAACCTCTGGGCGTTCCCGCGGGGCATGACCCGCGACAACGGCGTGGACGACAGTCTGACCTGGACCTCGACGTACGGCAGCGTGGTGGCCGCGGCCTATGACCTCGCGAGCACCGACGGGATCAACGAGGCGGGCCTGGCGGGACATCTGCTGTGGTTGGCGGAGTCCGATTACGGCGACCGCGACCCGGAGCGTCCGGCGCTGAGCGCCTCGGCGTGGGTGCAGTACATGCTGGACAACTTCTCCACCGTCGCCGACGCCGTGGACTGGATGCGGCGGTCCCGGGTCCAGATCCGGACGTCCGGGGATCCGGTCACCGGCGCGACCGTCACCGTTCACCTGACGCTCGACGACCGCAGCGGGGACTCGGCGATCATCGAGTACACCGACGGCGAACCCCACATCTGGCACGACCGGTCCTACACGGTGATGACCAACTCGCCCCCGTTCGCCGAGCAACTCGACCGTCTGCGGGAGATCGAAGGTTTCGGCGGTGACCGCCCCCTGCCCGGCGGCACGGACGCCGACGAGCGTTTCGCCCGCGCGGCCTACTACCTGGACCGGCTCCCGGCGCCCACCGACCGGACGGGGGCGGTCGCGGAGTTGCTGAGCGTGATGCGCAACGCGTCGCAGCCGTTCCGCACGCCGGAACCGGGCCATCCGAACGCCTCCACGACTCTGTGGCGGACCATCACCGACCACGTCGACGGCGTGTACGTCTTCGAGGACACCAGTCGGCCCAACATCGTCTGGACCCGGTTGGACGCACTCGACCTGTCCGAGGGCGCACCGGTCCGCAAACTCGATCTGGTCGCCGACACCGGGCTCGAGGGCGGACTGGTCGGGGAGGTCAGCGCGCACTTCGAGGTGGCGGCGCCGATGGAGTTCCTCCGCGCGTCCTGA
- a CDS encoding glycosyltransferase encodes MDAQSDEPMTIAVIGPSRFPIREPYAGGLEVVVAKEVAALRSRGHHVTLFAAAGSEGHDPRFEFTAMSGVAGFGDSFYPEGGYEADAAEFHRLMDHLADPRFDVILNHSLSHVPLIRAADLDARMITTLHCPALAPMQDAFDQLGGLTGMVHAVSRSVLGSWRVPQGAEVIPNGVETRIWRPHPSSATAHTSPSGIPPRAVWCGRIVPEKAPHLAVDAALRAGMELDLAGRIGDDRYMSAVLAPRLRHAGDAVRFHGALGRESLVPLVARASVALVTPCWEEPFGLTAVEALACGTPVVALARGGIREILRGQPGVVLVEPGRAPASALAAAVPVALTFDRAATARAAAAAFSHERRIDRVEARLRALPVGVAG; translated from the coding sequence GTGGACGCACAGAGCGACGAGCCGATGACCATCGCGGTGATAGGACCCTCACGGTTCCCCATCCGCGAGCCGTACGCCGGTGGACTCGAGGTGGTGGTGGCCAAGGAGGTCGCGGCCCTGCGCTCGCGAGGGCACCATGTGACGCTGTTCGCCGCCGCCGGTAGCGAGGGTCACGACCCCCGGTTCGAGTTCACCGCGATGTCCGGTGTGGCCGGGTTCGGGGACAGCTTCTACCCCGAGGGTGGATACGAGGCGGACGCCGCCGAGTTCCACAGGCTGATGGATCACCTCGCCGATCCCCGCTTCGACGTGATCCTCAACCACAGCCTGAGCCACGTCCCCCTCATCCGGGCCGCGGACCTGGACGCCCGCATGATCACGACGCTGCACTGCCCGGCGCTCGCCCCGATGCAGGACGCCTTCGACCAGCTCGGGGGACTGACCGGGATGGTCCACGCCGTCAGTCGGTCGGTCCTCGGGTCGTGGCGGGTGCCGCAGGGCGCCGAAGTGATCCCCAACGGGGTCGAGACCCGGATCTGGAGGCCCCACCCCTCGTCCGCGACCGCGCACACGTCCCCGTCCGGGATCCCGCCGCGGGCGGTGTGGTGCGGTCGCATCGTCCCGGAGAAGGCCCCGCACCTGGCGGTCGACGCCGCTCTGCGGGCGGGCATGGAGCTCGACCTGGCCGGCCGGATCGGCGACGACCGGTACATGAGCGCGGTCCTGGCCCCGCGTCTTCGCCACGCGGGGGACGCGGTGCGGTTTCACGGGGCGCTCGGTCGCGAGTCACTGGTCCCCCTGGTCGCGAGGGCCTCGGTGGCCCTGGTGACCCCGTGCTGGGAGGAGCCGTTCGGGTTGACCGCCGTCGAGGCGCTCGCCTGCGGGACCCCCGTGGTCGCGCTCGCCCGCGGCGGGATCCGTGAGATCCTCCGCGGCCAACCCGGCGTCGTCCTGGTCGAGCCGGGCCGCGCCCCTGCCTCCGCCCTCGCGGCAGCCGTCCCCGTGGCCCTGACCTTCGACCGCGCGGCCACCGCCCGCGCTGCCGCCGCCGCGTTCTCCCACGAGCGGCGGATCGACCGGGTCGAGGCGCGGTTGAGGGCGCTCCCGGTCGGGGTGGCCGGATGA